tctttgctaaTAGTAATGCGATTCCTGAGCCGAATACGgaaaacgatttctagatagATTTTTCATCAATATGAATCAAAATCTATATAGCTTCACTAATAGTTATCCGATTCCtaagcggaatactttaattaattcctAGCtagattatttattattcgGATTTAAAATCCTTTAAGAaagatatttattaaaattttaacttttcCAGTGACCCTCTCTCAAAATGTATTATATAAACCCATTTATTAATTGTCTCACTTACAATTTTTTAACCAAACAGTGATGACTGTAATTTACGAATAAATTGAACCAAGGCTTTAAACaatatattcaaatttttattaatgtgTTTTGTCCAGAAAaacattttgaatttcctacAGTGCGCCAGTTGAGTAACCCTAATGAAATGAAGGTCTGGCAACTCCGCCAACAGCTGACTTCCTAAAATCTGCCGGTTGAGTTTGTTATTGAAAACAATCAAAAATGCTAAACCTGAGAATCCTTAGCCCTTCGGTTAGAAAGTCCTGTGCCAGGCATATCTCCGCCCTTTACATAACTGGCGACAAAGCGAACGAGAATTTTGTGACCCTGCAGCCGTACCTGGACTTCGAGGGAACCTTCGGTGGACGAGAGTTTTTGGAGAAGAGCATTGCTAGTAGGGGCCTCAATATCAACCTGGAAACTGTGCTTAATAAGTACCAAAAGTATCAGGCGCATCACGAGCAATTGAAAAAGGTTTCTGAGGATCGAGAATCAGTCACCAAACGATTAAAGGAGCTATCCAAAGCTGGAGGCAATGTTGATCAGCTCGAACAGCTCAAAGAACGTGGAAAATCATTGCGCAACGACTTAAAGAATCTGAAGAAGGCCCTTTACCCAATTGAAGATGACTTTATCCATGACTTTCTGCATTTACCTAACCGGTTGCATGAACTTTGTCCCACAGAAGGCGAAGAGAAGCTGCTCTACCGTCACCATGTTCCCAATTCCAAAATGGATGCGCCCTCTCACATGGCGAACAAGGAACTCATACACTTTGTGGACAATAATCGGTATTACATGATGGAACAGGCGGCCCACTTTGATGTTAATGCTATGCAATCTTTGGCACGGTATTTTGTCACCAAGGGAGACTTCATTCAAACCGCTAACCCTGATTTTGTGCGTTGTGTACTGTTGGAGGCAAATGCCACTTCAATGGATGACTACCACATGGTGCGCGAGGAGCACttgcaaaacaaaattaatacaGCTTACTTGACAGGGGGATCTGCCTTTGAGAGCTATTTGGGCGCCATGACCAAGCTGTGCGTATATCCTTCGGTGCTGCCCCTGCGATATGTCTGCTGTGGGCGAAGCTATAATCGAGCGGAAGCCAAATTAAATGGACCAACTCCCAGTCTCTATACAGCGACCCAATCGAACGCTGTCCAAAGCTTTGTGGCGACACAAAGTGGCAGTGACGCGGATTCCCAATTAGAACATATTCTCAACCTAGCAGTGGACTTCTACAAAGCTATAGATGTACCATTTCGGGTTGTTTACGTGCCAGCTAAAAATCTAACACCTTCGGAAAGTCTTCGCGCAGTTGTTGAGGTATACGCACCGTCTTTGAAACGATATGTTTGTGTGGGAAGAATAAGCAATTACGGAGATTTTGTGTCCAAGCGAATCCTCTTCAGTACTCGGCGGGAAAAACACTACGATTTT
The Drosophila bipectinata strain 14024-0381.07 chromosome 3R, DbipHiC1v2, whole genome shotgun sequence DNA segment above includes these coding regions:
- the Slimp gene encoding serine--tRNA synthetase-like protein Slimp, producing the protein MLNLRILSPSVRKSCARHISALYITGDKANENFVTLQPYLDFEGTFGGREFLEKSIASRGLNINLETVLNKYQKYQAHHEQLKKVSEDRESVTKRLKELSKAGGNVDQLEQLKERGKSLRNDLKNLKKALYPIEDDFIHDFLHLPNRLHELCPTEGEEKLLYRHHVPNSKMDAPSHMANKELIHFVDNNRYYMMEQAAHFDVNAMQSLARYFVTKGDFIQTANPDFVRCVLLEANATSMDDYHMVREEHLQNKINTAYLTGGSAFESYLGAMTKLCVYPSVLPLRYVCCGRSYNRAEAKLNGPTPSLYTATQSNAVQSFVATQSGSDADSQLEHILNLAVDFYKAIDVPFRVVYVPAKNLTPSESLRAVVEVYAPSLKRYVCVGRISNYGDFVSKRILFSTRREKHYDFLHLVGGPVLYTSRLIAALLEHNINLEDCKLLGSARQTPTMQQSVQQFRDLFK